The following coding sequences are from one Rutidosis leptorrhynchoides isolate AG116_Rl617_1_P2 chromosome 11, CSIRO_AGI_Rlap_v1, whole genome shotgun sequence window:
- the LOC139877016 gene encoding uncharacterized protein encodes MATEQKPVMIVGIDDSEHSFYALEWTLDHFLTPISPFKLVVVHSKPSPTSAIGFAGPGAADVYPFVDSDLKKIAARVVERAKELCHSKSVEVNVEIVEGDARNVLCEAVDRHHATILVVGSHGYGAIKRAVLGSVSDYVTHHAHCTVMIVKKPKTKH; translated from the exons ATGGCGACGGAACAAAAACCGGTGATGATCGTTGGCATTGATGACAGCGAACACAGTTTTTACGCACTTGAATGGACGTTAGATCACTTTTTAACTCCGATTTCTCCGTTTAAATTAGTCGTTGTTCATTCAAAGCCGTCTCCGACCTCGGCTATCGGTTTCGCTGGTCCCG gtGCGGCGGATGTTTATCCGTTTGTTGATTCGGATCTGAAGAAGATTGCTGCTCGTGTGGTGGAAAGAGCTAAGGAGCTTTGTCATTCGAAATCG GTGGAAGTGAATGTTGAAATTGTGGAAGGTGATGCTAGAAATGTTTTATGTGAAGCTGTAGATAGGCATCATGCTACGATCTTGGTTGTTGGTAGCCATGGTTATGGAGCAATTAAAAG GGCGGTGTTGGGGAGCGTAAGCGACTATGTTACTCATCATGCCCACTGCACTGTGATGATAGTGAAGAAGCCAAAGACCAAACACTAA